One stretch of Miscanthus floridulus cultivar M001 chromosome 18, ASM1932011v1, whole genome shotgun sequence DNA includes these proteins:
- the LOC136521874 gene encoding putative receptor protein kinase ZmPK1 yields the protein MNESLASLLLLTLIHLLSLVSAYDFLSAGSSLSVEHSSDVLHSPDGTFTCGFYSISPNASTFSIWFSRSSKRTIIWSANPLHPVYTWGSRVELDVDGSMVLKDYNGQIVWTNNVSASDAGHVQARLLGTGNLVVKGKDSAILWQSFDSPTDTLLPTQRITAPTKLVSTNRLLVPGHYSFHFDDQYLLSLFDDEKNISFIYWPNPSRTIWEKLRVPFNSSTSGALDTWGHFLGSDNATFTAADWGPGITRRLTLDYDGNLRLYSLNMEDRTWSVTWMAFPQLCKVRGLCGENGICVYTPVPACACAPGFEVIDPSEQSKGCRPKTNISCDAKMVKFAKLPHTDFFGYDMTAHHFVSLDFCKNKCLHDCNCKGFAYWEGTGDCYPKSVLLGGVTLHNLGSTGTMYIKIPKGLEVLEASIPQSQPFGPKYGPDCSTTNKYFIADFLDMLKRDQSESKYLYFYGFLSAIFLAELMFVVLGWFILRRECRELRGVWPAEPGYEMITNHFRRYTYRELVSVTRKFKDELGRGASGIVYKGVLKDNRAVAVKKLAEINQSEEEFQHELTVISRIYHMNLVRVWGFCSDGPHRILVSEYFENGSLDKFLSDRKRSEILLGWKQRFDIALGVARGLAYLHHECSEWVIHCDVKPENILLDENLVPKIADFGLAKLLSRGGSNINVSKIQGTRGYLAPEWVSSLPITAKVDVYSFGVVLLELLLGARVSNMENNEDVEAEMVLGRVSRLVKEKLQLDDIEPSWIADFVDARLNGEFNNLQARTMMRLAISCMEEDRDRRPTMENVVQILVLVEDVSGTNVMVRAT from the coding sequence TTCTCCAGATCATCCAAAAGAACCATCATCTGGAGCGCGAATCCTCTCCACCCTGTGTACACCTGGGGATCCAGAGTCGAGTTAGATGTCGACGGGAGCATGGTTCTAAAAGATTACAATGGCCAGATTGTGTGGACCAACAATGTGAGCGCTTCGGATGCTGGGCATGTTCAAGCTCGGCTATTGGGCACCGGGAACCTCGTTGTGAAGGGCAAAGATAGTGCCATCCTGTGGCAAAGCTTTGATTCTCCTACTGATACCTTGTTACCCACACAGAGAATTACTGCTCCTACAAAGCTGGTCTCTACTAACAGGTTACTTGTTCCTGGCCACTACAGCTTCCATTTTGACGATCAGTACCTTCTTTCTCtgtttgatgatgagaagaaTATTTCTTTTATCTATTGGCCAAATCCAAGTAGGACTATCTGGGAGAAGCTTAGAGTGCCATTCAATAGCAGTACATCTGGGGCTCTTGATACCTGGGGACATTTCCTTGGAAGTGACAATGCAACCTTCACAGCTGCTGATTGGGGTCCTGGGATCACGAGGCGGCTAACACTGGATTATGATGGCAACCTCAGATTATACAGTCTGAATATGGAAGACAGAACATGGTCGGTCACATGGATGGCCTTTCCTCAGCTTTGCAAAGTACGCGGTCTGTGTGGCGAAAACGGAATATGTGTGTATACTCCTGTGCCAGCTTGTGCGTGTGCCCCTGGTTTTGAAGTCATCGACCCAAGTGAGCAGAGCAAAGGCTGCAGACCAAAGACCAACATCAGTTGTGATGCAAAGATGGTGAAATTTGCTAAGCTACCCCACACCGATTTCTTTGGGTATGATATGACTGCCCATCATTTTGTTTCTCTTGATTTTTGCAAGAACAAGTGCCTGCATGATTGCAATTGTAAGGGTTTTGCATACTGGGAAGGAACTGGTGATTGCTATCCAAAGTCTGTTCTTCTTGGTGGTGTAACCCTGCATAACCTTGGTAGTACTGGTACCATGTACATCAAGATTCCTAAGGGATTAGAAGTGTTGGAGGCCTCAATTCCGCAATCACAACCTTTTGGTCCCAAGTATGGTCCTGACTGTAGTACAACAAATAAATACTTCATAGCAGATTTTCTGGATATGCTTAAGAGAGATCAGAGTGAATCAAAGTATCTGTACTTCTATGGATTCTTATCAGCAATATTTCTGGCAGAGCTAATGTTTGTTGTATTAGGATGGTTTATTTTGAGGAGGGAGTGCAGAGAACTGAGAGGAGTGTGGCCAGCTGAGCCTGGATATGAAATGATAACTAATCATTTTCGCAGGTACACCTACAGAGAGTTGGTGTCGGTGACGAGAAAGTTTAAGGATGAACTTGGAAGGGGTGCATCAGGCATTGTATACAAAGGTGTCTTGAAAGACAACAGGGCAGTAGCTGTGAAGAAGTTAGCAGAAATAAACCAAAGTGAAGAAGAATTCCAGCATGAACTAACTGTGATTAGCAGGATTTATCATATGAACCTAGTGAGAGTTTGGGGATTTTGTTCCGATGGTCCACACAGGATATTGGTTTCTGAATACTTTGAGAATGGTTCATTGGATAAATTCTTATCTGACAGAAAGCGTTCGGAAATCTTACTTGGTTGGAAGCAAAGATTTGATATTGCGCTAGGGGTGGCTAGAGGATTGGCGTATCTTCACCACGAGTGTTCAGAGTGGGTAATCCACTGCGACGTGAAGCCTGAAAACATACTGCTGGATGAGAACTTGGTTCCTAAGATTGCAGACTTTGGCCTAGCAAAGCTCCTGAGCAGAGGTGGATCCAACATAAATGTTTCAAAGATCCAAGGAACTAGAGGTTATTTAGCACCTGAATGGGTTTCTAGTCTCCCGATTACAGCAAAGGTTGATGTCTACAGCTTTGGAGTGGTGCTACTGGAACTACTATTGGGAGCACGCGTCTCAAACATGGAAAATAATGAGGATGTGGAAGCGGAGATGGTCCTTGGAAGGGTATCAAGGCTGGTCAAAGAAAAGTTGCAGTTGGATGATATTGAGCCATCTTGGATCGCCGACTTCGTTGACGCTAGGCTGAATGGCGAATTCAACAATTTGCAAGCAAGAACAATGATGAGGTTGGCCATTTCATGCATGGAGGAAGATAGAGATAGAAGACCAACCATGGAAAATGTGGTTCAGATACTTGTTTTAGTAGAAGATGTCAGTGGCACAAATGTAATGGTAAGAGCCACCTAA